In Primulina huaijiensis isolate GDHJ02 chromosome 4, ASM1229523v2, whole genome shotgun sequence, the DNA window ttttcttttcttaatATTTGTGGCTTCTTGCTTTAAACTTCTTTGTTGGTCACAGCTGGAAAATGCGGATTTGGTAATCAGAGGACACCAGGAAATAGAGATACTGATCCTGAATTTGCGGATGCCCATTTGTTTTTGCAGATGTGTTGTTTAAATTTGAAAGATTCCCTTTCTTTAGTGTTAACTGATGGGAAAGTTGTATTCTTTATGGCCTTTTGGGCTCTATGCATTTGCCCAGTCAATTGCTTTTTTATCTATAtgtccttttcttttgttttgatCTTTTGGTGCTTTTGATTTCTGATGTTGTTATCTTGTTGTATTCATTGACATTGAATTCCACAGACTCACTCATTTTTGCTCAAATAGTCGGTTCACCATTTCAACTCCCTGTCTTCTTCAGTATCATACATATTTTCTTACACCACAAAATTACAAGGAATGCCCAATTATTAGTTCATGTTTATACGTTAGTTAGTGAAATGATTTTAGTTCCTGGTTGCACTTAACGACTTAAAGTTTTCTTTCTGGGCAAGTAGGAGGAACTATGAATTGTACAAGCTACATCCCTTCATCTTACCAACTGAgggattttaataagagtgaaaGTGGTTTTTCTTCGCTCCCATTCGTATTTGATGGTAAGAATGGAGAAGAAGAAGGGAACGGCATTTCTTTGCTACCATTTAATATGGATCAACATTTGGGTTATGACAAGGTGTTATTGAGCCAGATAATGCAGAAGCATGAAGCTACATTTAAATATCAGGTATGTATATCCCTATCATGTTTTAACTGTTGACTGTGCAATCTATTGACATCATTAATGACCTTCGTTTTACTCTTTAACCTGTATttctatttgattttttttgttccaCGTATCTCTATAGAGTAGCTTTTTTTCGTTCATCTTTTTTCTTGTCCTTCCAGCTTCAGGAACTACACAGATTGTACAGAAGACAAAGGGAGTTAATGGATGAAATCAAGGTGAGAGAAATGTTTGCTCGGCATGCACAATTTCCCACATCACAATCAAATAACTGTTTGTCTCAAACCCGGTCTGAGGTTTCTCAAACATCACATACAACTAGCTGGATCCTTGGAGATCGAATAGATAATAAGCTGTCTATTCTGAGCACAGATAATCTTCGAGGATCTTCAGATTTTGTTGCGGAGAATTTTCAAGAACCAACAACTGCACATCCTGGTTTGCTGCTGACAAGAAACTGTTATAATAGAGTCCAAGCTCCGTCATTCATGAGTAAAGGTCATGAAATAAGATTTTTGAATCTTCGATTTCCAGATTCTGTGTACCATGATGCAGAAGAGAGGGAGCGGTTTAATGAGGTAATTGTTTCTAAAGATACTAAAAGGGATTCAGCACTTGGTCCTTTTAAGGCTGGAGATTCTACTTCTTTTGATGCAAGACGCCgggataaaaaaattttgatcgaCTTAAATGAACCCATACAACTTGAATCTGTGGCTTCAAGTTTGACTAGTCCTTTGGAACCTTTTCCGTGCCACTTGGAGTTTTCACACCACGATCCTCATGCTTCTGGAGAGGTAGAAACAGGACCTGTTGTACCTAAACACTGCGGGCATGATAGCTATGGTAGGGACTCTGTTGATAGAAATAGAGCCATGGGTATCGATTTGAATTCTATGCCTCTCAGTTGTTTATCGGAGACTGTAATTACTCAAGTAGACCTTCTGAATTCGAATCAGGAATACAAAATTGAAGATCCAAAAAAACATTTGCTCTCCTTTGAAG includes these proteins:
- the LOC140975572 gene encoding uncharacterized protein — protein: MNCTSYIPSSYQLRDFNKSESGFSSLPFVFDGKNGEEEGNGISLLPFNMDQHLGYDKVLLSQIMQKHEATFKYQLQELHRLYRRQRELMDEIKVREMFARHAQFPTSQSNNCLSQTRSEVSQTSHTTSWILGDRIDNKLSILSTDNLRGSSDFVAENFQEPTTAHPGLLLTRNCYNRVQAPSFMSKGHEIRFLNLRFPDSVYHDAEERERFNEVIVSKDTKRDSALGPFKAGDSTSFDARRRDKKILIDLNEPIQLESVASSLTSPLEPFPCHLEFSHHDPHASGEVETGPVVPKHCGHDSYGRDSVDRNRAMGIDLNSMPLSCLSETVITQVDLLNSNQEYKIEDPKKHLLSFEEKPDYSSGVPCSFESKISQASGVDKALILNASSVHHLEMSKEKCVKVDPDARIGEKLMEFETHIDLNVGVTANGTFPSLSCNDVGTKSAGETDLEAPVSPENKEGFPPRGKSKDMLLGTPSLLSERGESKPEIEHDGIAAETLLLISSAIRQDFNLSNCLYWLAEIATVTGNTEDQENKVMELRNGSTNDEFKDAALMLSQKKALNLSREVNKEKERVTLSCRSLKGRATKDHHTVKPFQRTCSSKRNVGKNSNETPKTHSRSYPSNAKKTMASILKVPATRSKVGVLQSWGKIKKRQRGPRRCASKFLTIS